aataataataataataataataataataataataataataataataataataataccaaGTATCAATTGCTTGTTGAACTAATTCAGGGTTCCCACATTGGCTGTATACTCTGGCTCTTCCAAAATCCTCTTCTATTGAAAACACATCAGGGGCCACATTGGCACAATTTTTGCATCCTGTTCAGGAATTTTGCAACATAACAGGAATTTTTCAACTTACATAACATAACTTTCTAGATATATCATTGCAAAACTAAGTAAAAAAGTACCTATGCAGCTGAATTCATCAACAAAAGCATGATCCTTTGGGCTAGAATCATCGAGGAAGGGATTTATTGATGTCAAAGAATAACCGTGAATTTCGTCGTAAACCATGCGTTGAACAGGATCGCTTAGCACCTGCACACTGCAATAGTCAATTTACAATGCAGAAAACATAGGGTAAAGTTTCAATGAACATAATTtaagatattaaaaatgaaaaatactgCATAGACTTCATTGATGAATGTGCAGAAATTTGTAGTCTCCGGGTCATTGCCACTCAAATCAGGGTGACAAGCTTTCATACAATTATAATAGGCCTTCTTGATCTGTGCCGGTGTAGCGTCCGGAAGCTAGTAAATTCCaccaaacaataaatttttattagtttcatttcattttttttagtggattttaaatttattgaagCTTTTATGATTAAGATTTTCACAAATCATATTACGAACTTAGTAACTATAATTGGAAAAGAATTAGTTAGTTGGCTAAAAGAAACTACCACTATTCCAACTGATAAGTGAACCATAATATTTTGATGAACATTAATggtcaaaataaaaagaaactttGACTCTTTAACCAAGTGTCAGAATTTCATTACTTCTAGTAATTTTCCTTccgttttttaataatttatgcaaaaactaataagaagtgaaaaaaaaaaaaagaaatagaatttGATCAATTACCAAGCCCAAAACTGCATAATAGTCATCAGCAACAGCATCAGTGGTAGAAAAAGATTCCTCAGCGGCAACTCTGAGCCTTCCAAAATTGAAGCCTCTTCTGTTACCATTGTGTGTTACGAAGCTCCAAGAATTTGCACCGTTTGGCATTACACGCCATGATGATGTGGTTCTTGGACACAGACTCAGTGAAGGATTTTGGACTGGAGAGAGTAACTGAGCCATTCCAATACCAAGTCTCTACCGAAATTgagtataatatataaatatataaaaataataatgataattgtGGGTGGTTGTTGGATATTGTTGAGAGTGGAAAATGGAGTATTTTGCAATATTTGCGGAGGGAGAAATTTTGGCGTAGAAGGGTGGTGTTGCTGACATGGCAGTGTCACAGCCAAAGACATTCAAAAGAATCTGCACGAACCCTGAGATGAATCTATGAGGGGGAAAAGAACGAGGACGAATTGGGTTTCACTAGAGGTGGCACGTGTCCTCACGTGCACAGGTGTTGCATTGCATGGTTTGTCACTTGCTTGCCTCGTCTTGTAAGttgtaaattgtaattttcttttttttggtaaaCGCTTGTGTTGTAATTTGCAAGTgccttttagttttgttttggCGTTGAAGTGCCACTACGATAATCggcaaaagataaaaaagttgaaaagatttgtaaaacaataaaataaaaattgattattattaaatttatgattttattaggtgggaattttataattttgatttaagTTCGATggataaattactaaaaataattcgAATTATCCTACTGCtgacaaaaatattatcaaataatttttgttaacataaaagtaaaatttttaattttacacatgtatttttgtcatatttttaaacaattttaaagatatttttattaatgacaaaatttaagaatatttttattagtaataaAATAACTCAAGTGTATTTTTTGTGgtttatttaaaattgattttattggacaaattatataaataaataaaatttattttaagagtaaagtaCTAATTCAACACTATTCATTTGCCTGAATAACAACACGACccttaacaaaaagaaaaaagatttatttCGCTCCCTGTTTCTATGTTCCGTCTGCTAATGCGGTTCTTCTATTACTTTGGCCATCAAAGAGTAACGAAActtgtttatgtgtctcattaACCTGCTTAGCTAGAGAGTTAAAGTTGTGAGGTGGAGATTAGAGACCCACATGACTTGTTAGAAAGGACAAGAGCATATCTATCCTTTTCCATGTGAGCACAAATAATACTATTTTGTTCTCCCAGAAGATGTTTCGTTTTACGCCTTATAGATTTTTCTATAAAACTCTCTAGACCCTTTCTAACAATTATAAGAAAATCCTAGTAGAGGAACCTTTTCCTCCTTTGAGGCAGTGGTGAGTGTACAAAGTTGAAGGGATGTGCTCACAAGGTTGTTGACGGAGCCTCTCACGATGAAGTTGATGGAACTTAGACGGCGCTACTGACGAAGTTTGGATGGTTATTGTTGATATCACTAAGTGTAGAGGTATGTGTCGTTGTCCTTCTCTCTTTTTATGTGTGTGGTCTTGAGTATGACATGCAACTATTGTTGTCTGAATTCAGCTATGGTTAAggtttaaaaatgttaaaatattttgtgtattgTCATGCCCTAGAAATTTTCtgaatttaaataatatgaaaGTGAAGAgatttgtttaaaaataattctttatgtaataaattaaacaaagttGAAATAAAGTAATAGAATTAGGTGTTTATAATAAGGTCAGATTAAAATTCTTGTGTAATATATTTAGAGTTTTTAATTAGGATTTAACTTAgaccttttaattttttagatggTTAAATATTTGGTTGTCCTTGTGTTTCATCaagagaaaaatttttagaaagaaaatgaagaagttcTATACTATTTGCATGAAAAAGTTCAAAAGTTTTTACCGTTAAATGTtgacttaattaatttttttgatttgataattttatttaaagagtTAGGCTACTTAAAATATAAGACTATGTACTGATAT
The genomic region above belongs to Arachis duranensis cultivar V14167 chromosome 3, aradu.V14167.gnm2.J7QH, whole genome shotgun sequence and contains:
- the LOC107478016 gene encoding chaperone protein dnaJ C76, chloroplastic; protein product: MAQLLSPVQNPSLSLCPRTTSSWRVMPNGANSWSFVTHNGNRRGFNFGRLRVAAEESFSTTDAVADDYYAVLGLLPDATPAQIKKAYYNCMKACHPDLSGNDPETTNFCTFINEVYAVLSDPVQRMVYDEIHGYSLTSINPFLDDSSPKDHAFVDEFSCIGCKNCANVAPDVFSIEEDFGRARVYSQCGNPELVQQAIDTCPVDCIHWTSAAQLSLLEDEMRRVERVNVALMLSGMGSASSDVFRMASSRWEKRQAKVLEQAKVRMMKQKGTDATNSYWDNLWAKPKEYQSSEEEVKERAKRAAAAARRWREYSRRGVDKPPTFKLPEAASSNDN